In the genome of Spirochaetia bacterium, one region contains:
- a CDS encoding MarR family transcriptional regulator: protein MNVESIKKFLTACQQAKRITEILPGLPDGLSPSHIRVIDTIHCLSEKGQPVKISDISKELKVTAPSITRLINELEAKHVLTKNQEQVDKRVTSLTLTTSGQTYYQIYVKEYHAQLALLFSSISEQAIQTTAATIFQAYEIMKGQETKLHTS, encoded by the coding sequence ATGAACGTGGAATCAATAAAAAAATTTCTGACAGCATGCCAGCAGGCAAAAAGGATTACTGAAATCCTGCCGGGGCTTCCCGATGGTCTGAGTCCAAGCCACATCAGGGTCATCGATACTATCCACTGCCTCAGCGAGAAAGGGCAACCGGTAAAAATCAGTGATATCAGCAAGGAACTGAAAGTAACAGCACCAAGCATCACCAGACTGATCAATGAATTGGAAGCAAAGCATGTCCTGACAAAAAACCAGGAACAGGTAGACAAAAGGGTAACTTCCCTTACCCTGACCACTTCTGGCCAGACTTACTATCAGATCTATGTAAAAGAATACCATGCACAACTGGCTTTGCTGTTCTCTTCAATCAGCGAACAGGCTATACAGACTACTGCAGCAACGATATTTCAAGCCTATGAAATCATGAAAGGACAAGAAACGAAGCTCCACACATCCTGA
- a CDS encoding lactate utilization protein — protein MAKTTENLKKNNFQVVFVEKKEEVLSAFARLVPKGSTVCSGNSLSIQECGLAENLRKSKSYTYMDKTVPGISEQDKELINHKAFGADAYLCSADAITEHGELYQVDALGNRIAAMMYGPKKVIVVAGMNKIVPDLAFAVRRVKQIACPAHAALHGWETFCFSSGTCISPGCEPDNLMAVPAGSCQTSLCSFSTVFAQQPVKDRICVILVGEKLGH, from the coding sequence TTGGCAAAGACGACCGAAAACCTGAAAAAGAACAACTTCCAGGTTGTCTTTGTTGAAAAAAAAGAAGAGGTACTTTCTGCCTTTGCACGACTCGTTCCCAAAGGCAGTACCGTATGTTCTGGCAATTCTCTTTCCATACAGGAATGTGGCCTTGCAGAAAATCTCAGGAAAAGCAAATCTTATACCTATATGGACAAAACCGTTCCAGGGATTTCTGAGCAAGACAAGGAATTGATCAACCACAAGGCCTTTGGTGCGGATGCATATCTTTGCAGTGCAGATGCCATTACGGAACATGGGGAATTATATCAGGTCGATGCGCTTGGCAATCGGATTGCGGCAATGATGTATGGACCTAAGAAAGTCATTGTCGTTGCGGGGATGAACAAAATTGTACCTGACCTGGCCTTTGCCGTGCGACGGGTAAAACAGATAGCCTGTCCTGCCCATGCCGCATTGCATGGTTGGGAAACCTTTTGCTTTTCCAGCGGTACTTGCATAAGTCCTGGCTGTGAACCCGATAACCTTATGGCTGTACCTGCGGGGTCCTGCCAGACTTCCCTGTGTAGCTTTTCAACGGTTTTTGCCCAACAGCCGGTCAAGGACCGTATCTGCGTCATCTTGGTCGGCGAGAAACTGGGGCACTGA
- a CDS encoding DUF4405 domain-containing protein, translated as MKKSTALLLLDALLSVLFFLMFYKFAVTLKFHEVFGLALLGLMVVHIAIHPRYVENLFKKAFSSGINKKTRIGYIVNILLGICVIVMLISSLMISKIIFSFHGAGYWETIHLTTAAIMLVLVGIHLGLHFNMIARRLHLPKILATLLISTILAFGVYSLVSSRFLSFLAAPFRNGTEEFRGEGQGRGSGRNHSEGTLTSPLEVIQWDDTIMTFLTYGSITYVFAFAAAKVADGISKRKKKLQGPSVQ; from the coding sequence ATGAAAAAGTCAACTGCATTGCTACTACTTGATGCACTGCTCTCTGTCCTGTTCTTTCTGATGTTTTATAAGTTTGCGGTGACGTTGAAATTCCATGAGGTCTTTGGCCTGGCCTTACTTGGATTGATGGTCGTACACATTGCTATCCACCCACGATATGTTGAAAACTTATTCAAAAAGGCATTTTCTTCAGGAATCAACAAGAAAACCAGGATCGGCTATATAGTCAACATCCTGCTCGGAATCTGCGTGATCGTCATGCTTATCAGCAGCCTGATGATCAGTAAAATCATCTTCTCCTTCCATGGTGCAGGTTATTGGGAGACAATCCACCTGACAACTGCTGCAATAATGCTGGTCCTTGTCGGGATTCATCTGGGACTTCATTTCAACATGATTGCACGTAGGCTCCATTTACCCAAGATCCTGGCTACTCTATTGATAAGCACCATCCTGGCATTCGGCGTCTACAGTCTGGTATCTTCCCGATTCCTTTCATTCCTTGCTGCTCCTTTCAGAAACGGAACAGAAGAATTCCGAGGAGAAGGACAAGGCAGAGGCTCAGGAAGGAACCACAGTGAAGGTACTCTTACCAGTCCTTTGGAGGTAATCCAATGGGATGATACGATCATGACCTTCCTTACCTATGGTTCGATTACCTATGTCTTTGCTTTCGCTGCAGCAAAAGTGGCAGACGGCATCTCAAAGCGAAAGAAGAAACTTCAGGGCCCTTCAGTGCAGTAA
- a CDS encoding GGDEF domain-containing protein, translated as MIKSKKEWFLFLFLSVSSLSIIFFTGHIEQKSQINDIRNQMTASLEMESSMMMQENTNVLSDLLLLKSFTMDMLQNENGIDCPSSDICKQLTEIYTKVMMYRDLYDQIRFINADGMEKVRVKDEKGHPYVVPQEQLEDKSARYYFHKAIGLPDNGIYISPLDLNIEQGQIELKNGKQNPLLRVATPIFYNNKLVGLIIINYRAENILTPTSAISMDTNIKEEVLNADLSYLQAIDPSREFGFMYGNSIRFSDYHDFDPRTVPQKDKTFIQEHEGKLYGIHIFSPSGLLHRLEGITQHTYFLKDEMRDLVLINVYDYRSSSWFILLRFKEILISVLSIFVCYIFVLYLSRRAMIRQKERKDLQYRARYDFLTGLINRKTMIEQLSGLKQSKTAFSILFLDLDNFKQVNDQLGHEAGDQILKETASRLKNALPKNGTVSRFGGDEFLLEIRETDKAMLTEIALRLISYINQSYYYNSTIIHIGASIGIDSNTAIHILGRIKNADEAMYTIKRAQKNSFAFSGIKPL; from the coding sequence ATGATAAAGAGCAAAAAAGAATGGTTCCTGTTCTTGTTCCTTTCTGTGTCTTCCCTCAGCATTATTTTCTTTACAGGACATATTGAACAAAAAAGCCAAATCAACGATATCAGGAACCAGATGACAGCTTCATTGGAAATGGAATCATCCATGATGATGCAGGAAAATACCAATGTGCTGTCAGATCTGTTACTTCTCAAAAGCTTTACCATGGATATGTTACAGAACGAAAATGGAATAGATTGCCCTTCCAGTGACATCTGTAAGCAACTTACAGAAATCTATACCAAAGTAATGATGTACAGGGACCTATATGACCAAATCCGGTTCATCAATGCCGATGGCATGGAAAAAGTACGGGTCAAAGATGAAAAAGGACATCCATATGTTGTCCCTCAGGAACAGTTGGAAGATAAATCGGCCCGTTACTATTTTCATAAAGCCATCGGGTTACCTGACAACGGCATCTATATCTCTCCGCTTGACCTTAACATTGAACAAGGTCAGATTGAACTGAAAAATGGCAAGCAAAATCCCTTGCTCAGAGTTGCTACGCCGATATTCTACAACAACAAGCTCGTAGGCCTGATCATTATCAACTATAGGGCTGAAAACATCCTTACACCGACTTCAGCCATAAGCATGGATACCAATATCAAAGAAGAAGTGCTTAATGCAGATCTTTCATATCTACAGGCAATAGACCCTTCAAGGGAATTTGGATTCATGTATGGGAACAGCATTCGTTTTTCCGATTATCACGATTTTGATCCTCGGACTGTACCACAGAAAGACAAGACTTTCATCCAAGAACATGAAGGAAAGCTCTATGGTATACACATCTTCTCTCCTAGTGGCTTACTTCACAGATTGGAAGGCATCACACAGCATACATATTTCCTGAAAGATGAAATGAGAGACCTGGTCCTTATAAACGTATATGATTACCGTTCCAGTTCATGGTTTATCCTGCTTAGATTCAAGGAAATCCTCATTTCGGTTCTATCAATCTTCGTATGCTACATTTTTGTACTTTACCTTTCCCGACGAGCCATGATACGACAAAAAGAAAGGAAAGATCTCCAATATCGGGCCCGTTATGATTTCTTGACAGGATTGATCAACCGCAAGACCATGATCGAACAGCTCTCAGGACTCAAGCAATCAAAGACTGCTTTTTCGATACTTTTCCTTGACCTGGACAATTTCAAGCAAGTGAATGACCAATTAGGCCACGAAGCAGGAGACCAGATACTGAAGGAAACAGCAAGCAGACTGAAAAACGCCTTACCTAAGAATGGAACAGTTTCCCGGTTCGGAGGTGATGAGTTCCTCTTGGAAATAAGGGAAACAGACAAGGCCATGCTCACGGAAATCGCCTTGCGCTTAATTTCATATATAAACCAATCCTACTATTACAATTCAACCATCATCCATATCGGCGCATCAATCGGCATCGACAGCAATACGGCCATTCACATACTAGGAAGAATCAAAAACGCTGATGAAGCCATGTACACTATCAAGCGTGCGCAAAAAAACAGTTTTGCATTTTCTGGCATCAAGCCTCTTTGA
- a CDS encoding ACT domain-containing protein: MRAILSVVGKDRVGILAEVSGICRQYQANIVDVSQTVLQGFFTMIMLVEMDTGNFLQFVDYIQNFGNENDLKIHAMHEDIFKSMHTV; this comes from the coding sequence ATGCGTGCTATACTATCGGTCGTCGGAAAAGACCGCGTAGGCATATTGGCTGAAGTGTCAGGGATCTGCAGGCAGTATCAGGCAAACATCGTTGATGTTTCCCAGACAGTTCTGCAAGGGTTTTTCACTATGATCATGCTGGTAGAGATGGATACCGGAAATTTTCTCCAGTTTGTCGATTACATCCAGAATTTTGGTAATGAAAATGATTTGAAGATTCATGCCATGCATGAGGATATCTTCAAGTCCATGCACACTGTCTGA
- a CDS encoding PFL family protein, which yields MIEPNDIVETIKMIEEDHLDIRTITMGISLLDCADADIDRSCQKIYDKVLGKAKNLVQVAGQIQKEYGIPIINKRISVTPISLLVSASGGDPVKYALVLEKLARELHVDFIGGYSVLCQKGFASGDLALIESIPRALVQTEHICSSVNIGSSRAGINMDAVKMMGETVLKTAEATKEQSCIGAAKLVVFCNSVDDNPFMAGAYHGIGEPDCEIHVGVSGPGVVRAALARADKSLEMNQVAEIIKKVAFKITRVGQLVGNIASQMLDVPFGIVDLSLAPTPAVGDSVAHILEEIGLEQCGGPGTTACLAMLNDAVKKGGVMASSSVGGLSGAFIPVSEDAGMIDAARSGNLTIEKLEAMTAVCSVGIDMVIIPGDVTATTISGIIADEAAIGMVNHKTTAVRVIPAIGVPAGKEVEFGGLLGSGPVMPVKKSSCSVMINRGGKIPAPLHSLKN from the coding sequence ATGATTGAGCCCAATGATATCGTTGAAACAATAAAGATGATTGAGGAAGATCACCTGGACATCAGGACCATTACCATGGGAATTTCCCTTTTGGACTGTGCTGATGCCGACATTGACAGATCCTGCCAAAAAATCTATGACAAGGTGCTGGGTAAGGCAAAGAATCTCGTCCAGGTTGCCGGGCAGATCCAGAAGGAATATGGAATTCCGATCATCAACAAAAGGATTTCCGTAACACCTATCTCCTTGTTGGTTTCTGCATCAGGAGGTGATCCTGTCAAGTATGCCTTGGTTCTTGAGAAGCTTGCACGGGAACTTCATGTTGATTTCATAGGTGGATATTCGGTCCTTTGCCAGAAAGGCTTTGCAAGCGGAGACCTTGCCTTGATTGAATCAATTCCCCGCGCATTGGTGCAGACAGAACATATTTGTTCCAGTGTCAATATCGGTTCCTCACGGGCTGGTATCAACATGGATGCCGTCAAGATGATGGGGGAGACAGTCCTGAAAACAGCAGAAGCGACCAAGGAGCAGAGCTGTATCGGTGCTGCCAAGCTGGTGGTGTTCTGTAATTCGGTTGATGACAATCCTTTCATGGCCGGTGCATACCATGGCATCGGAGAACCCGACTGTGAAATCCATGTCGGGGTTTCTGGTCCTGGAGTCGTTCGTGCTGCTTTGGCACGGGCTGACAAGAGCCTTGAAATGAACCAGGTAGCCGAAATTATCAAGAAAGTAGCTTTCAAGATTACAAGAGTAGGGCAGTTGGTAGGCAATATCGCTTCACAGATGCTTGATGTACCGTTCGGTATCGTCGATTTGTCTCTTGCGCCGACTCCTGCAGTCGGTGATTCCGTTGCCCATATCCTGGAAGAAATCGGATTGGAACAATGCGGGGGGCCGGGAACTACGGCCTGTCTGGCTATGCTCAATGACGCAGTCAAGAAAGGCGGTGTCATGGCGTCGAGTTCAGTCGGAGGATTGTCCGGTGCTTTCATTCCTGTCTCTGAAGATGCCGGTATGATTGATGCCGCCAGAAGCGGCAACTTGACTATCGAAAAACTTGAAGCTATGACTGCAGTCTGTTCTGTAGGCATTGACATGGTCATCATACCGGGTGATGTAACTGCTACTACCATTTCAGGTATCATTGCTGATGAGGCTGCAATCGGTATGGTCAACCATAAGACGACTGCAGTACGTGTCATTCCTGCCATAGGAGTACCTGCGGGTAAAGAAGTGGAATTCGGTGGGTTGCTTGGTTCCGGGCCGGTCATGCCTGTGAAGAAATCCTCCTGCAGTGTGATGATCAACCGAGGTGGAAAGATTCCAGCACCGCTGCATAGTTTGAAAAATTGA
- a CDS encoding TetR/AcrR family transcriptional regulator: MRITKDPEDRKQEILDTAMRLFHEKGYEKTSMSDIAKKMGVAQGLCYRYFPSKEALFNSSIDRYAQLLVDWNLSRQKADMSLKERIEEMTIFEETQNPDYYVVFHQIENVSFHELLSLSVCRKMIPHVRDWAEQARQRGEIHIDDLDTAVSFCIYGQLGILLDHNLSVSEKESRIKSFLLTVLKF; the protein is encoded by the coding sequence ATGAGGATAACGAAAGATCCTGAAGACCGAAAGCAAGAAATACTTGACACAGCAATGCGACTGTTCCATGAAAAAGGGTATGAGAAGACATCAATGTCGGATATTGCCAAGAAAATGGGAGTTGCACAAGGCCTATGTTATCGATATTTTCCTTCAAAGGAAGCACTTTTCAATAGTTCCATAGATCGGTATGCCCAACTGTTGGTTGATTGGAACCTTTCCCGGCAAAAAGCTGATATGTCCTTGAAGGAAAGAATTGAAGAAATGACAATCTTTGAAGAAACCCAGAATCCTGACTATTATGTCGTATTTCATCAGATAGAAAATGTAAGTTTTCATGAACTGCTCAGTCTCAGTGTCTGCAGGAAAATGATTCCCCATGTGAGAGATTGGGCTGAACAAGCCCGGCAACGTGGTGAAATACATATTGATGATTTGGATACGGCTGTTTCTTTCTGCATATATGGACAACTTGGTATATTGCTTGACCATAATTTGTCCGTGAGTGAAAAAGAATCGCGTATCAAGTCTTTTTTATTGACTGTATTGAAGTTTTAA
- a CDS encoding MATE family efflux transporter, protein METKIDFITRNTKKSLFAITAPMLLAMFLNMAYNLVDSLWIGNLLGKTAYAAFTGSLPVILILLSVAMGATNGMAILISQAIGSADHNRGDTLIASSLLGTLIFAVMVTIGCEGLLPAIARLSGVPSETYGLVLDYLSIYLLGYPVMSLYLYFAAVLRSFGNSLFQAMSMLMATVLNAILDPLCIRNLGFKGAALATLVSQSICLVTIILYLHKKKLFRIDLSKVSRNVLLPLMQKAVPSIIQQCIPAVSTMFLTSLVGSYGITALVGYGIAGRIEIILLYPAMALNMVLTIIVGQCVGGLRYDRVKEYLKAATWNSSLIVLMLSFLVVVSSGYLSGLFVKAGDAAIIVKGYFLIIGAGYVCNMVTNCLLGLLNGMGYPSLSMLLMVLYYLLIRIPLAYLFSYFGFGLHGIWLAVLISHVIACLAAMAMAHHHVDRKCFMNVPVREGNGMTLS, encoded by the coding sequence ATGGAAACCAAAATTGATTTTATCACCAGAAACACGAAAAAAAGCTTGTTTGCCATAACTGCTCCGATGTTGCTGGCAATGTTTCTCAACATGGCCTATAACCTTGTTGACAGTCTTTGGATCGGGAATCTGTTGGGTAAGACAGCCTATGCAGCCTTTACCGGTTCTCTTCCTGTTATCCTTATTTTGCTTTCTGTTGCAATGGGAGCGACAAATGGCATGGCTATCTTGATTTCACAGGCCATTGGGTCCGCAGACCATAACAGGGGTGATACTCTTATCGCAAGTTCCTTGCTAGGGACACTTATCTTTGCAGTGATGGTAACAATTGGTTGTGAAGGCCTGTTGCCTGCAATTGCAAGACTTTCTGGAGTACCATCTGAAACTTATGGCTTGGTACTGGATTATCTGTCTATTTATTTACTTGGCTATCCAGTAATGTCCCTTTATCTTTATTTTGCCGCAGTACTGCGTAGTTTCGGTAACAGCCTGTTCCAAGCTATGTCCATGTTGATGGCAACAGTACTCAATGCGATACTTGATCCACTGTGTATCAGAAATCTTGGGTTTAAGGGGGCTGCACTGGCGACACTTGTTTCTCAGAGTATCTGTCTGGTGACTATCATCCTTTATCTCCATAAGAAAAAACTGTTTCGGATTGATTTGAGTAAAGTGTCTCGGAATGTTCTTCTTCCATTGATGCAAAAGGCAGTCCCTTCAATTATCCAACAGTGTATACCTGCAGTCAGTACAATGTTCCTGACATCCTTGGTGGGCTCCTATGGTATTACTGCTCTTGTAGGGTATGGAATTGCGGGTAGAATAGAGATTATCCTTCTTTATCCTGCAATGGCCCTGAATATGGTTTTGACAATCATAGTCGGACAATGTGTGGGAGGTCTGAGATATGACCGGGTCAAGGAATATCTTAAAGCGGCAACATGGAACAGTTCCCTTATCGTGCTTATGCTTTCTTTTCTCGTAGTTGTGTCCTCCGGGTATCTATCTGGTCTGTTTGTCAAAGCTGGTGATGCTGCAATTATTGTGAAAGGATATTTTCTGATTATCGGTGCAGGGTATGTCTGCAATATGGTAACCAATTGTTTGCTTGGGTTGCTCAATGGAATGGGATATCCATCTCTCAGTATGCTTCTTATGGTCCTATACTATCTTCTTATACGTATTCCGCTTGCTTATTTGTTTTCTTATTTTGGATTCGGCCTGCATGGCATTTGGCTTGCGGTTCTTATAAGCCATGTCATAGCATGTCTGGCTGCAATGGCCATGGCCCATCATCATGTGGATAGGAAATGTTTTATGAATGTTCCTGTACGGGAGGGGAATGGAATGACTTTGTCCTAA
- a CDS encoding MFS transporter, giving the protein MDEDVLKTICRDRQITKFRFYGFFKNLKFFEPYLILFLLSKHLNLFQIGLLISIRELIINFFEIPSGIVADYWGKKKELYCCFLFYILSFFLFFLTDSFLLGALAMISFGFGEAFRSGTHKAMIYIYLEKKGWQEYKSFVYGRTRGASLVGSALSSLVAILLALSLPDLNYIFLFSIVPYVLDLLLIASYPNYLDAPGKSTSVCLSAFLKRMFLGLKSNSSLRRLLLAEGLFEGSVSSIKDLVQPILESLAMASGIVLIANLSQKDNLNVLLGLLYMIINIAGVFASRNSYRLIKRFKAPRLLNLAQLLLIISILIIGMLIKQPVVVCLAFLVINMTRDARKPLYIDVIDDNMEKEERATMLSLGSQLKSIFTVVIAPAIGYVADTYSLSKGFVALALLLLVIFPFSWNSKGEK; this is encoded by the coding sequence ATGGATGAAGATGTCCTTAAGACAATCTGCAGGGACAGGCAGATTACAAAATTCAGATTCTACGGTTTTTTCAAGAATCTGAAGTTTTTTGAACCGTATCTGATTCTTTTCCTGCTGTCAAAGCATCTCAATCTTTTTCAGATCGGACTGTTGATATCAATCAGGGAACTTATCATCAATTTTTTTGAGATTCCCTCAGGTATCGTTGCAGACTATTGGGGCAAGAAAAAGGAACTTTATTGTTGTTTTCTGTTCTATATCCTTTCTTTTTTCCTGTTTTTCCTTACTGATTCCTTTCTGCTCGGTGCTCTTGCAATGATATCCTTCGGATTTGGAGAGGCTTTTCGATCCGGTACCCATAAGGCAATGATTTATATCTATCTTGAGAAAAAAGGATGGCAGGAGTATAAGAGCTTTGTCTATGGGAGGACCAGGGGTGCCTCTTTGGTTGGAAGTGCCCTTTCGTCTTTGGTTGCCATTCTCCTTGCTTTAAGTTTGCCTGATCTTAATTACATCTTTCTTTTTTCCATTGTTCCCTATGTACTTGACTTGTTGCTTATAGCCTCATATCCCAACTATCTGGATGCCCCGGGAAAGAGTACTTCCGTCTGCTTGTCTGCTTTTCTCAAGCGAATGTTTTTAGGGCTGAAATCAAACAGTTCCTTACGTCGTTTGCTTCTTGCTGAGGGACTTTTTGAAGGATCCGTTTCCAGCATAAAGGACCTTGTGCAGCCGATATTAGAAAGTCTGGCCATGGCATCCGGTATTGTGCTTATAGCAAATCTATCGCAGAAAGACAATCTCAATGTCTTGCTGGGACTGCTTTATATGATCATCAACATAGCAGGTGTATTTGCTTCCAGGAATTCATACAGGCTCATCAAACGTTTCAAGGCACCAAGACTGCTGAATCTGGCTCAACTCCTGCTTATCATATCCATTCTTATTATTGGAATGCTGATCAAGCAACCTGTTGTGGTCTGTTTGGCTTTCCTTGTCATCAACATGACCAGGGATGCCAGAAAACCTCTGTACATTGATGTAATTGATGATAATATGGAAAAAGAAGAACGTGCCACTATGCTCAGCTTGGGATCACAGCTGAAAAGTATCTTTACCGTTGTCATTGCCCCTGCCATCGGCTATGTGGCTGACACATATTCACTCAGCAAGGGGTTTGTAGCCTTGGCATTGCTGCTGTTGGTGATTTTCCCATTTTCTTGGAATAGCAAAGGGGAAAAGTAG
- a CDS encoding AraC family transcriptional regulator — MIHVFNAQEMLDAESEANYSLRKGVNNKEYPQVHDYYEIYLVTKGRFDLIINNISYTLTKSQLAVAFPNDIHSKLDIEGDELCDNINIAISAATVNELFLYLYKDSPKHILVHKQHIFDISSNQQRNFLTSIRYFSLFRNDQKKEQRAELRSLILPLFYNIIVPGCKRQQQNLMIIPIWLQKLIDEMNSYDNLYEGIDYMVDFSGKTKEYICRSFKKYLGITPTKFLNTKKLTYAANMLQHSNREIADLSEDLGYSSLSYFYKLFKKEYGTTPKAYRKLFQYLPS, encoded by the coding sequence ATGATACATGTTTTCAATGCACAGGAAATGCTTGATGCAGAAAGTGAAGCAAATTACTCGCTCAGAAAAGGAGTAAATAACAAAGAATATCCACAAGTACATGATTACTATGAAATTTATCTTGTCACAAAGGGAAGGTTTGATCTAATCATTAACAACATAAGCTATACATTGACAAAATCACAGCTTGCCGTTGCATTTCCAAATGATATACATAGCAAACTTGATATTGAGGGAGATGAACTCTGCGACAATATCAATATAGCAATTTCAGCAGCAACAGTTAATGAATTATTCCTCTATCTTTATAAAGACTCACCAAAACATATTCTTGTACACAAACAACATATATTCGATATAAGTAGCAACCAACAAAGGAACTTTCTTACATCAATTCGATATTTCTCATTATTCAGAAATGACCAAAAAAAAGAACAACGAGCTGAACTACGCAGCCTCATCCTTCCACTTTTCTATAATATTATTGTTCCCGGTTGTAAGAGACAACAACAAAATCTAATGATCATACCGATATGGCTACAAAAATTAATTGATGAAATGAATTCTTATGACAACTTGTATGAAGGTATTGATTATATGGTAGACTTTTCAGGAAAGACAAAAGAATACATTTGCCGATCGTTTAAAAAATATCTAGGCATTACCCCCACAAAATTTCTCAATACAAAAAAACTAACCTATGCTGCAAACATGCTACAACATTCTAATAGAGAAATTGCTGATTTAAGTGAAGATCTTGGTTATAGTTCCCTAAGCTATTTTTATAAACTTTTCAAAAAGGAGTATGGTACAACCCCAAAAGCATATAGAAAATTATTCCAATACTTACCTTCTTAA
- a CDS encoding C4-dicarboxylate TRAP transporter substrate-binding protein, translated as MRKCFALLMILLTSFGLLFAQGSAEKSSVATNGKTQKKYVIKLANTQGEKDTQSIGLFEVAKRLNASGMFDAQVYTSSSLGDTDDITEQAIAGAPVLTVSDPGRLMSYVHDFGVIQMPYLFTDAAVLDKLVNTDVYKSWEKDFEKDGIKLITSNWYNGPRNFVCNKQIDTPADLKGQKIRTIGSELFVDSVNAMGAVATPMAWSEVYSGIQQGAIDGAEVQTPASYATRLYEICKYTNKTEHFQLVGCVVMGTNVFNSWSKEAQDFFVKTFREVGTENRKMVNDYIKNYETDMAKKGMIIHEVDKAPFIEAVQPIYDKLGYTQLAKTLKADLAK; from the coding sequence ATGAGAAAATGTTTTGCATTGTTGATGATTTTATTGACAAGTTTTGGTTTGCTTTTTGCACAAGGGAGTGCTGAAAAAAGTAGTGTAGCGACAAATGGTAAGACACAAAAAAAGTATGTAATTAAACTTGCTAATACTCAAGGCGAAAAGGATACACAGTCTATAGGTTTGTTTGAAGTTGCGAAACGACTTAATGCATCCGGTATGTTTGACGCCCAAGTTTATACTTCCTCTTCGTTAGGTGATACTGATGATATTACTGAACAGGCCATTGCCGGCGCTCCGGTACTTACGGTTTCCGATCCTGGTAGATTAATGAGCTATGTGCATGATTTTGGTGTCATCCAGATGCCATATCTTTTTACTGATGCTGCAGTACTTGATAAACTTGTTAATACAGATGTTTATAAAAGTTGGGAAAAAGACTTTGAAAAGGATGGAATTAAGTTGATTACTTCCAATTGGTATAATGGTCCAAGGAATTTTGTGTGTAATAAGCAAATTGATACTCCTGCGGATTTGAAAGGCCAAAAAATTAGAACTATTGGTTCTGAATTGTTTGTTGATTCTGTCAATGCAATGGGTGCGGTAGCAACCCCTATGGCTTGGTCTGAAGTATATTCTGGTATTCAGCAGGGAGCCATTGATGGTGCTGAAGTTCAGACTCCGGCTTCCTATGCAACTCGTTTGTATGAAATCTGTAAATACACGAATAAGACTGAACATTTCCAATTGGTTGGTTGTGTAGTTATGGGAACTAATGTTTTTAATTCATGGAGCAAAGAAGCTCAGGATTTCTTTGTCAAAACATTCAGAGAAGTTGGAACAGAGAATAGAAAGATGGTTAATGATTATATTAAAAACTATGAAACCGACATGGCAAAAAAGGGAATGATTATACATGAAGTTGACAAGGCTCCATTCATTGAGGCTGTTCAGCCAATTTATGACAAACTTGGATATACACAATTAGCAAAAACTCTTAAAGCTGATCTTGCAAAATAA
- a CDS encoding TRAP transporter small permease has protein sequence MKERLQRLDSLYGKFCKIETAICMILFVVIVVLVFLAAVLRKINLPIQWSNDVAQLCFAWLAFLGADIALRKGSLVGVALITTKFNETVQKVLNIICYVIMIGLLIIMAKYGFLLAVRDWQRAFQTLPISYSFVTLSLAISAVLMICSIIHNVLHINELNGCSTVSCSCKSAERDMGEK, from the coding sequence ATGAAGGAAAGATTACAAAGGCTTGATTCCTTATATGGCAAGTTTTGTAAAATTGAGACTGCAATATGTATGATACTGTTTGTCGTAATAGTTGTACTTGTTTTTCTAGCTGCTGTTTTGCGAAAAATTAACTTGCCTATTCAATGGTCTAATGATGTTGCGCAATTGTGTTTTGCTTGGCTTGCTTTTCTTGGTGCCGATATTGCCTTAAGAAAAGGATCACTGGTGGGGGTTGCGCTTATTACTACTAAGTTTAATGAAACAGTTCAGAAAGTTCTCAATATAATTTGTTACGTTATAATGATTGGTCTCTTGATTATTATGGCCAAATATGGATTTTTGCTTGCTGTCAGAGATTGGCAAAGAGCATTCCAAACATTGCCGATAAGTTATAGTTTTGTCACGTTGAGTCTCGCTATAAGTGCAGTGCTTATGATTTGTTCTATTATTCATAATGTTTTACATATAAATGAATTGAATGGTTGTTCAACAGTTTCATGTTCATGTAAAAGTGCTGAAAGAGATATGGGGGAAAAGTAA